A stretch of Chloracidobacterium sp. DNA encodes these proteins:
- a CDS encoding HAMP domain-containing histidine kinase, translated as MDDPYRETSSSPAVAAGAAYWLPNPYRALETSVKLGVGVRPAMALKLHTRTTLLASVITIGVLGAFVWLSSRELGRLLGEEQRARVKLHAVTLAEQIARLPNEQTALNRLVTVAKNARPGAVGVRVWERVGKTYQVTAAVVDDDLPPPDSEAVAMSLRTPSVANLPTKRRLMGVGGEAYWVCVPIKRTGRAEGAVEYVERCDAAGDVVARYRTLALWLALGCVAAITLAMNWFFRSTIYRPIERLLTAMHRVQQGDLSATVETRSTDELGRLADGYNQMLAQVRSMTEERERQRQLLEERVAEATLALSERNAQLEALNRELWETTRRLTDMERLAAAGQTAAQLAHEVGTPLNLISGHVQLLSAEVAGNAKAQRRLETIGAQIERIERIVRAMLDRTRPDVSEHQLLDLNAVLRRTFEVIQPALEARNIHLITQVDGVPLLLRGVADQLQQVFINLFNNALDAMPEGGQLIVTSARWESGTGVERFVVEVRDTGQGMPEKVRARIFEPFFTTKPRGSGTGLGLVVARQIIRDHGGDLTVTSQPGRGTTVRIELPPATEQAV; from the coding sequence TTGGATGATCCGTACCGTGAGACATCAAGTTCTCCTGCCGTTGCCGCCGGCGCGGCCTACTGGTTACCCAACCCATACCGTGCGCTGGAAACCAGCGTCAAGCTCGGCGTCGGCGTCCGACCTGCCATGGCTTTGAAACTGCATACCCGTACGACGCTTCTGGCGTCGGTCATCACGATTGGCGTCTTGGGCGCGTTTGTCTGGCTGTCGAGCCGCGAACTGGGCCGGCTGCTGGGTGAGGAGCAACGGGCGCGCGTCAAGCTCCACGCCGTCACGCTTGCCGAGCAGATTGCGCGCCTACCAAATGAACAAACGGCGTTGAACCGTCTCGTCACGGTGGCGAAAAATGCGCGGCCGGGCGCGGTCGGCGTCCGCGTATGGGAGCGCGTCGGGAAAACCTACCAGGTGACGGCGGCCGTGGTGGACGACGACCTGCCGCCGCCCGACTCCGAAGCCGTCGCTATGTCGCTCCGTACGCCGTCCGTCGCCAACTTGCCGACTAAACGCCGGCTGATGGGCGTTGGCGGAGAAGCCTACTGGGTGTGCGTGCCCATCAAGCGGACGGGGCGGGCGGAAGGCGCGGTGGAATACGTTGAGCGATGCGACGCTGCCGGCGACGTTGTTGCGCGCTACCGCACGCTGGCGCTGTGGCTCGCGCTGGGCTGTGTAGCGGCGATTACCTTGGCGATGAACTGGTTTTTCCGCAGCACCATCTACCGGCCGATTGAACGTCTGCTGACGGCGATGCACCGAGTCCAGCAGGGCGATTTGTCGGCGACCGTGGAAACGCGCTCGACCGATGAACTGGGACGCTTAGCGGACGGCTACAACCAAATGCTGGCGCAGGTGCGTTCGATGACGGAAGAACGGGAGCGTCAGCGCCAACTGTTGGAAGAGCGCGTCGCCGAAGCGACGCTAGCCCTTTCAGAGCGCAACGCGCAGCTTGAGGCGCTCAACCGCGAACTGTGGGAGACTACTCGCCGCTTGACCGATATGGAGCGTCTGGCGGCCGCGGGACAGACGGCGGCGCAGTTGGCGCATGAAGTCGGGACGCCGCTCAATCTGATCAGTGGCCACGTCCAGCTTTTGAGCGCCGAAGTCGCCGGCAACGCCAAGGCGCAGCGGCGGCTGGAAACCATTGGGGCGCAGATTGAGCGGATTGAACGCATTGTACGCGCCATGCTGGATCGGACACGCCCGGATGTCAGCGAACACCAGTTGCTCGATTTGAACGCGGTGTTGCGCCGGACGTTTGAAGTCATCCAACCGGCGCTGGAGGCGAGGAACATTCATCTGATAACGCAAGTGGACGGTGTGCCGCTGCTCTTGCGTGGCGTGGCGGATCAACTACAACAGGTGTTTATCAACCTGTTCAACAATGCGCTGGACGCTATGCCGGAAGGCGGTCAACTTATTGTGACCAGCGCCCGCTGGGAAAGCGGAACGGGTGTTGAACGGTTTGTCGTCGAGGTGCGTGACACAGGGCAGGGCATGCCGGAAAAGGTGCGGGCGCGTATCTTTGAACCGTTTTTCACGACGAAACCGCGCGGTAGCGGTACGGGTTTGGGTTTGGTGGTGGCGCGGCAAATCATCCGCGACCACGGCGGCGACCTGACGGTGACAAGCCAACCCGGTCGCGGAACAACCGTTCGGATTGAGTTACCTCCAGCGACGGAGCAAGCCGTATGA